In Silene latifolia isolate original U9 population chromosome X, ASM4854445v1, whole genome shotgun sequence, the following proteins share a genomic window:
- the LOC141618747 gene encoding tetrapyrrole-binding protein, chloroplastic-like, protein MATIHPNSTTTTATAATATSSRLPRRHSLDYSSLSTLKHSSLPTTLTHTPTLSLSLSATYASATTTPTTSSTSSTAFSLDALERFLAEQNFRQADEETRRLLIVLAGEAAIKRGYVFFSELQFISKEDLKAIDDLWLKFSEGQFGYSVQKKIWSKVNKDFTRFFMKVGWMKKLDTEIEQFNYRSFPNEFMWELNPSNKNEDDNSNNESNEVPPEGHLPLTNALRGTQLLTMIFTHPAFDEGDDEENRKKEEDDDNNEVVVNEVDKKKSRLANLRDRLFKPNYSF, encoded by the coding sequence ATGGCTACCATTCACCCCaattccaccaccaccaccgccaccgcgGCCACCGCTACCTCATCCCGCCTCCCTCGCCGCCATTCCCTAGACTACTCCTCCCTATCCACACTCAAACACTCCTCCTTACCCACAACCCTCACCCACACACCTACACTCTCCCTTTCCCTTTCCGCCACCTACGCTTCCGCTACCACTACACCAACAACCTCATCCACCTCTTCCACCGCTTTTTCGCTGGACGCGCTAGAGCGCTTCCTAGCGGAACAAAACTTTCGTCAAGCAGACGAGGAAACCCGCCGCCTGCTCATTGTCCTTGCTGGTGAAGCCGCTATTAAACGAGGGTACGTCTTCTTTTCCGAGCTTCAGTTCATTTCTAAGGAAGACCTTAAAGCTATAGATGATCTTTGGTTGAAGTTTAGCGAAGGGCAATTTGGGTATAGTGTGCAAAAGAAGATATGGTCGAAAGTAAACAAGGATTTTACAAGGTTTTTCATGAAAGTTGGTTGGATGAAGAAGCTTGATACTGAAATTGAGCAGTTTAATTACAGGTCTTTTCCTAATGAGTTTATGTGGGAACTTAACCCTAGTAATAAAAACGAAGACGATAATAGTAACAACGAGAGTAATGAGGTTCCGCCAGAAGGGCACTTACCATTGACAAATGCTCTTAGAGGAACTCAACTATTGACAATGATATTTACTCATCCTGCTTTCGACGAGGGTGATGATGAAGAGAacagaaagaaagaagaagacgACGATAATAATGAAGTGGTTGTAAATGAGGTTGATAAGAAGAAATCTAGGTTGGCAAATTTGAGAGATAGATTGTTTAAACcaaattacagtttttaa
- the LOC141618748 gene encoding uncharacterized protein LOC141618748, translated as MAEDTNYISGGNEINKLDEDKSKDDSGKKPLAAKKRVVAVPHYLRASTGSCHDACKYGKPHVFKEKPWRAVRRTSAPPPMTEKTLEIQIFVDNKLKKKSVGVDKLDDSPSSEVKKSFQSFRKSAKSEKTVMSQISVDNKLKKSVGVLDKLDDSASSVASATDTTVKKIFLSSRKSPKSVDNKLKKSVGVDKLEDDSPSSVAPATDTTVKKSFLLSRKSLRSGKTVMSQISVDNKLKKSVGLDKVDDSPSSEAPATNITVKKSFLSSRKSLKSEKTAVSQISVDKVDKLEESPSSEAPATNTTVKKSFLSSRKPPLHESSKLVKQEAGLLIDSSSKALKVMKKAVLFPGRSSLTASSNFSKREDLSNSIEDLVSVSTPSTPKVRSVSAGTARLNRLAVRSSKRQPGTDIKFTDSPRKVLTPPATTLSVKSNNVRKTVSIGQKDRIMMNKAEVKKPNNEMVKEKTLHMIETSEVSNHFIQSPSPLSPESLNSSSQGNSLSFTSNEVELDSGSTDSDGDDSISNYNNRSSVNSKAVDQDSTALKLKFRRGKVIELESGTRGPRKLRFKQGTILGDDHVSSSGSRRKSFKKRVVDSDKKEVGTDQVKIALKHQETVTKDEHGLYNNVIEEAASKLVEKRKNKVMALVGAFETVISLQERNKPSTANKYE; from the coding sequence ATGGCTGAAGATACAAACTATATATCAGggggaaatgaaataaataaacttGATGAAGATAAATCAAAAGACGACTCTGGTAAGAAGCCGCTTGCAGCTAAAAAGCGAGTTGTTGCTGTTCCTCATTATCTTAGAGCGTCTACTGGTTCCTGTCATGATGCTTGCAAATACGGGAAACCACATGTTTTCAAAGAGAAGCCTTGGCGTGCTGTAAGGAGAACGTCAGCACCACCACCTATGACTGAAAAAACCTTAGAGATTCAAATATTTGTTGATAACAAATTGAAGAAGAAATCAGTTGGAGTTGACAAACTTGACGATTCTCCTTCAAGCGAGGTGAAGAAGAGTTTTCAATCATTCAGGAAGTCCGCTAAGTCTGAAAAGACGGTAATGAGTCAAATCTCTGTTGATAACAAATTGAAGAAATCAGTTGGAGTACTGGACAAACTTGACGATTCTGCTTCAAGCGTGGCTTCTGCTACCGACACTACAGTGAAGAAAATTTTTCTCTCATCTAGGAAGTCCCCTAAGTCTGTTGATAACAAATTGAAGAAATCAGTTGGAGTAGACAAACTTGAGGACGATTCTCCTTCAAGCGTGGCTCCTGCTACCGACACTACAGTGAAGAAAAGTTTTCTATTGTCTAGGAAGTCCCTTAGGTCTGGAAAGACCGTGATGAGTCAAATCTCTGTTGATAACAAATTGAAGAAATCAGTCGGATTGGATAAAGTTGACGATTCTCCTTCAAGCGAGGCTCCTGCTACTAACATTACAGTGAAGAAAAGTTTTCTATCGTCTAGGAAGTCCCTTAAGTCTGAAAAGACCGCGGTGAGTCAAATCTCTGTTGATAAAGTGGACAAACTTGAGGAGTCTCCTTCAAGCGAGGCTCCTGCTACCAACACTACAGTGAAGAAAAGTTTTTTATCGTCTAGGAAGCCCCCTCTTCATGAATCTTCTAAATTAGTCAAGCAAGAAGCTGGACTTTTAATCGATTCTTCTTCAAAGGCCCtaaaagtaatgaagaaggcgGTTTTATTCCCTGGTAGATCATCTTTGACAGCATCTTCAAACTTTTCAAAGCGAGAAGATTTGTCAAATTCGATAGAAGACCTTGTATCAGTATCTACACCTTCAACACCTAAAGTAAGGAGTGTTTCTGCAGGAACTGCGAGATTAAACCGCCTGGCTGTGAGATCGTCAAAGAGGCAGCCAGGCACTGACATAAAGTTTACTGATTCTCCGAGAAAAGTCCTTACTCCTCCTGCTACTACATTGTCTGTAAAATCTAATAATGTAAGAAAGACGGTTAGTATTGGCCAAAAAGATCGGATAATGATGAACAAAGCTGAAGTGAAGAAGCCTAATAATGAAATGGTAAAGGAGAAGACTTTGCATATGATCGAGACTTCAGAAGTCTCGAACCATTTCATCCAATCTCCTTCTCCGTTGTCCCCAGAATCGCTTAATTCATCCTCTCAGGGGAATTCGCTCTCGTTCACGTCCAATGAAGTTGAGTTGGATTCTGGCTCCACAGATAGTGACGGTGATGACTCAATCTCAAACTACAATAATAGGTCGTCTGTCAATTCTAAAGCAGTGGATCAAGATTCGACAGCTCTGAAGCTGAAATTCCGAAGGGGAAAGGTGATTGAACTCGAGTCTGGAACCCGAGGTCCTAGAAAACTGAGGTTTAAGCAAGGAACTATCTTGGGAGATGACCATGTTTCAAGTTCAGGGTCCAGACGAAAGAGTTTCAAGAAGAGAGTTGTTGACAGCGATAAAAAAGAGGTGGGTACTGATCAGGTAAAGATTGCTTTGAAGCACCAAGAGACGGTGACAAAAGATGAGCACGGTTTGTACAACAATGTGATTGAAGAAGCGGCTAGTAAACTCGTGGAGAAGCGGAAAAATAAAGTGATGGCTCTAGTAGGGGCTTTTGAGACGGTGATTTCTCTGCAGGAACGTAATAAGCCATCTACTGCTAACAAATATGAGTAA